The Coffea arabica cultivar ET-39 chromosome 1e, Coffea Arabica ET-39 HiFi, whole genome shotgun sequence genome has a window encoding:
- the LOC113695902 gene encoding RING-H2 finger protein ATL64-like — MFDTASTRSNSISNPVNNLVHDILSHDSNVMLAAVISLLLVILFVLLLHVYAKWFLVKARQRSRRSVSVPQVLGARFHHFPSILVDTTVNSAASPTMGLESSAISSIPLFVFRADDGDDDEHNKHGRLSECAICLSSFEDEEMGRKLPRCSHAFHVECIDMWLHSHSTCPICRCPVLTFEDRKSPDQSKLLGEREAVDREIAETIILLDEVAAEMSEDQTSSRLDIIVQEVPNTENGNNCRKDINSVCSTSSSPQSNAHLVVVGDSLKRIMSSRSRSERKVHPSGGAAELDL, encoded by the coding sequence ATGTTCGATACGGCATCCACAAGGTCAAACTCCATTAGCAATCCGGTGAACAATTTAGTTCATGACATCCTCTCCCACGACAGTAATGTCATGCTCGCCGCGGTCATCTCATTGCTTCTGGTGATTCTCTTTGTCTTACTGCTGCATGTTTATGCTAAATGGTTTCTAGTAAAAGCCCGTCAAAGGAGTAGAAGGTCTGTTTCGGTTCCACAAGTTTTAGGAGCCCGTTTTCATCACTTTCCTTCGATCCTGGTTGACACCACAGTTAATTCTGCTGCCTCCCCGACGATGGGTCTCGAATCTTCGGCCATTTCTTCCATACCGCTTTTTGTGTTCAGAGCTGATGACGGTGACGACGACGAGCATAATAAGCATGGACGACTGAGTGAATGCGCTATCTGTTTGAGCTCGTTCGAAGATGAGGAAATGGGAAGGAAGCTGCCCCGGTGCAGCCATGCGTTTCACGTCGAATGCATTGATATGTGGTTGCATTCTCATTCAACTTGCCCAATTTGTCGTTGCCCAGTACTGACGTTCGAGGATCGTAAATCTCCTGATCAGTCCAAATTGTTAGGGGAGCGGGAGGCTGTTGATCGAGAAATAGCTGAAACAATAATATTGTTGGATGAAGTGGCCGCCGAAATGAGCGAAGACCAGACCTCATCAAGGCTGGACATTATAGTCCAGGAGGTTCCTAATACAGAGAATGGAAATAATTGCAGGAAAGACATAAATTCCGTGTGCTCGACATCGTCGTCCCCCCAATCAAACGCACATTTGGTCGTCGTCGGCGACTCCTTAAAGAGAATTATGAGCAGCAGGAGTAGATCTGAACGTAAGGTCCATCCCTCTGGGGGCGCTGCTGAATTGGACTTGTGA